Proteins encoded within one genomic window of Epinephelus lanceolatus isolate andai-2023 chromosome 9, ASM4190304v1, whole genome shotgun sequence:
- the tbx5b gene encoding T-box transcription factor TBX5b — MANGGDQFGLAERPDSDCMDSPKDTKHENPSYTLNSPASPQTASSQQLPACTADQNGMEGIKVFLHDRELWTKFDEVGTEMIITKAGRRMFPSYKVKVTGLNPKTKYILLMDIVPGDDHRYKFADNKWSITGKAEPAMPGRLYVHPDSPATGAHWSRQLVSFQKLKLTNNHLDPFGHIILNSMHKYQPRLHIVKADENNGFGSKNTAFCTHVFSETAFIAVTSYQNHKITQLKIENNPFAKGFRGSDDNELHRMAKLQGKDYPVVPRSTVRQRACSTGSPFSGEGRGLRGSPDAVGSPYSCENGLSSGSPQELLRAPPAHYTLPHPHLQHGQQPQVYHCAKRKVEENCSSGNRQHPYKKPFTGSSPSEGESYYHPSSYPPPPPGLSNNPLTDSPYSSDMGQRQACMFAGSEPRLDELNCASWSYTCPLPSAMTPMEPYPPYTPHPPYSSSPQGSRLSAIAHQSSPPLGEHITHDPYQSQSSGPPSQSSQNIHSRQLSPPLREYPRYTPNLSPPLYHTLETHTHIRCGVAEWSAAS, encoded by the exons ATGGCAAACGGCGGGGACCAGTTCGGCCTTGCAGAGCGCCCGGACTCGGACTGCATGGATTCGCCAAAAGACACCAAACATGAAAATCCCAGCTACACCTTGAACTCACCAGCGTCACCACAGACAGCATCCAGCCAACAGCTACCGGCCTGTACCGCGGACCAGAAT GGGATGGAGGGAATCAAAGTTTTCCTCCACGACAGGGAACTCTGGACGAAGTTTGATGAAGTAGGAACTGAAATGATCATCACCAAGGCTGGAAG GAGGATGTTCCCCAGTTACAAGGTGAAGGTCACAGGACTCAACCCAAAAACAAAGTACATACTCCTGATGGACATTGTGCCCGGGGACGACCATCGCTACAAATTTGCAGACAACAAATG GTCAATAACGGGGAAGGCAGAGCCGGCGATGCCCGGGAGGCTCTACGTGCATCCGGACTCTCCGGCCACAGGGGCCCACTGGAGCCGCCAGCTCGTCTCTTTTCAGAAGCTCAAGCTCACCAACAACCACCTGGACCCCTTTGGACAT ATAATACTCAACTCCATGCACAAATACCAGCCTCGCCTCCATATTGTCAAGGCGGACGAGAACAATGGCTTTGGCTCAAAAAACACAGCTTTCTGCACCCACGTCTTCTCTGAGACGGCCTTCATCGCCGTGACATCCTACCAGAACCACAAG ATTACACAGCTGAAGATCGAGAATAATCCTTTTGCAAAGGGCTTCAGAGGCAGTGATGACAATGAGCTGCATCGCATGGCCAAGCTACAAGG tAAGGACTACCCTGTGGTTCCTCGCAGTACTGTCCGTCAGAGAGCCTGCTCCACCGGGAGTCCTTTCAGTGGGGAGGGTCGGGGTCTGAGGGGTTCCCCTGACGCTGTCGGGTCCCCCTACAGCTGTGAGAACGGCTTGAGCAGCGGCAGTCCTCAGGAGCTGCTGAGGGCCCCCCCTGCACACTATACCCTGCCTCATCCTCACCTGCAGCATGGCCAGCAGCCGCAggtctaccactgtgccaagaGGAAAG TGGAGGAGAACTGCTCATCAGGAAACCGCCAGCACCCATACAAGAAACCCTTCACCGGTTCCTCTCCAAGTGAGGGCGAGTCCTACTACCACCCCTCCTCctatcctcctcctccacccggTCTATCCAACAACCCACTCACTGACTCCCCCTACAGCTCAGACATGGGACAGCGCCAGGCGTGCATGTTTGCTGGCTCAGAGCCCAGACTGGATGAACTCAACTGTGCATCCTGGTCGTACACCTGCCCGCTCCCCTCTGCCATGACCCCCATGGAGCCCTACCCACCTTACACCCCTCACCCTCCTTACAGCTCCAGTCCTCAGGGCTCTCGACTCAGCGCCATAGCCCACCAGAGCTCTCCTCCGCTGGGAGAACACATCACCCACGACCCCTATCAGAGCCAGAGCTCTGGACCTCCATCTCAGAGCTCACAAAACATTCACAGCAGGCAGCTCAGCCCTCCTCTCAGAGAGTATCCTCGCTACACGCCCAACCTGTCTCCCCCTCTCTACCACACACTcgagacgcacacacacattaggtGTGGTGTCGCAGAATGGAGTGCAGCCTCCTAA